In Tetragenococcus osmophilus, one genomic interval encodes:
- a CDS encoding relaxase/mobilization nuclease domain-containing protein: MKRRVNLDVDYAKSELKQVREVYGNTGKTQAYASRIAFSPKEFDPQNETDQQKTLDIAKEVYEKTYPNQQIALYEHIDTDSLHIHAVIGAIDLETGKKMHGDWHEFRDRLVHNTDEIVEQHGLEVTQPDPNRTEKRSMAEIKMTERGQSTWKDQIRHSVDETMGNPLIRDFQAFRDDLKQKAIDVWERGKGLTYQLIGTNYKTRGTKLGTDYEKETIYHELERRQEQYQETNRDTSTPDTARPERNQSNPNRTTELSRNTDSATIDSQNSPRPATETNRTDQSRSQSSLSNDLDQLVAKQREEQQTVGTDLTKRLRPISETDRKSQSEDRRSAEKDKQQPEKQQRNLEKSQQPTRKERERDHGPSR; this comes from the coding sequence ATTAAAAGACGGGTCAATCTTGATGTTGATTATGCGAAAAGTGAGTTAAAACAAGTACGTGAAGTTTACGGAAACACGGGAAAAACGCAAGCTTATGCAAGCCGTATTGCATTTAGTCCGAAAGAATTTGACCCACAAAATGAAACGGACCAGCAAAAAACATTAGATATTGCTAAAGAAGTTTATGAAAAAACTTATCCCAATCAGCAAATAGCGCTTTATGAACATATCGATACGGATTCTTTACACATTCATGCCGTCATTGGAGCAATCGACCTAGAAACAGGGAAAAAAATGCATGGCGATTGGCATGAATTTCGCGATAGACTAGTTCATAATACCGATGAAATTGTAGAACAGCACGGACTAGAAGTGACCCAACCTGACCCTAACCGTACAGAAAAACGTTCCATGGCAGAAATTAAAATGACAGAACGAGGGCAATCGACATGGAAAGACCAAATCAGGCATTCCGTTGATGAAACAATGGGAAATCCTCTTATTCGTGATTTTCAGGCATTTAGAGACGATTTAAAACAAAAAGCGATAGATGTATGGGAAAGAGGAAAAGGCCTCACATATCAGCTAATAGGGACGAATTACAAAACTCGAGGAACAAAGTTAGGCACCGATTATGAAAAGGAGACGATTTATCATGAGTTGGAGCGACGACAAGAACAATACCAAGAAACAAACCGAGATACCTCAACCCCAGATACAGCAAGACCTGAAAGAAATCAATCAAACCCTAACCGAACTACGGAACTATCAAGGAACACAGATTCAGCTACAATCGACAGCCAAAACAGCCCTAGACCAGCAACTGAAACAAATCGAACAGACCAGTCAAGAAGTCAATCAAGCCTTTCAAACGACCTTGACCAGCTTGTCGCAAAGCAACGAGAAGAACAACAAACAGTTGGAACAGACCTTACAAAACGCTTACGACCAATTTCAGAAACAGACCGAAAATCTCAATCAGAAGACCGTCGAAGTGCTGAAAAAGATAAACAGCAACCAGAAAAACAACAACGAAACCTTGAAAAATCTCAGCAACCAACTAGAAAAGAACGTGAACGAGACCATGGACCAAGTCGCTAA
- a CDS encoding IS4-like element ISTeha5 family transposase → MDKYKTISAFNKWFSNINFKKLPFSIREKISQADKYHKKFAFEHFLKVFLYGIDHECESLREMDTAFVSPDLQQTMALDAISHSQLSRELAQMDDEILWAIFVQLLEKARSKTPVTKRNALYLVDSSTFPLNTTRYPWADFRSTKAGIKLHLKLCFMDKEHLYPDQFEVTNAVEHDDNHLEVFVNQPEATYIFDRGYIDYERLDEMEADGYFFVTRVKKNTKIHVRETYDTSQSKNILRDQMVVLGTQVYLTSPFRLVTIQDEKGKQLRFVTNRFDVTAQEVADMYKARWQIELFFKHIKQHMTIKKLFSHSEKGVSNQIILAMIASLLTYLIKVEIGSRKSLFQIKRLLKHLLFQPFEELWVLLVPT, encoded by the coding sequence ATGGATAAGTATAAAACAATTTCAGCTTTTAATAAATGGTTTTCGAACATAAATTTCAAAAAATTACCTTTTTCTATTCGTGAGAAAATTTCTCAAGCCGACAAGTATCATAAAAAATTTGCTTTTGAACACTTTTTGAAGGTGTTTCTCTATGGCATCGATCATGAGTGTGAAAGTTTACGTGAAATGGATACGGCATTTGTTTCCCCTGATCTACAACAGACCATGGCGTTAGATGCCATCAGCCATTCGCAGCTTTCCCGTGAGCTCGCCCAGATGGATGACGAAATTTTGTGGGCGATTTTCGTACAGTTACTGGAAAAAGCACGGTCAAAAACACCGGTGACTAAACGAAATGCGCTCTATCTCGTGGATTCTTCTACCTTTCCGTTAAATACCACTCGATATCCTTGGGCGGACTTTCGCTCAACCAAAGCGGGGATCAAGCTTCACTTAAAACTTTGTTTTATGGATAAAGAACACTTGTATCCGGATCAGTTTGAAGTCACGAATGCGGTTGAACATGATGACAATCACTTAGAAGTTTTTGTCAATCAACCGGAAGCGACCTATATCTTTGACCGTGGTTATATTGATTACGAGCGACTGGATGAAATGGAAGCCGATGGCTATTTTTTCGTCACAAGAGTGAAGAAAAACACCAAAATCCATGTCAGAGAAACTTATGATACTTCTCAGAGTAAAAACATTTTGCGTGACCAAATGGTAGTGTTAGGCACTCAGGTTTATTTAACTTCCCCATTTCGCTTGGTCACGATTCAGGATGAAAAAGGAAAACAATTACGCTTTGTCACCAACCGTTTTGATGTGACCGCCCAAGAAGTGGCCGACATGTACAAAGCGAGATGGCAAATTGAACTATTTTTTAAGCACATCAAGCAACATATGACGATTAAAAAGCTATTTTCACACAGTGAAAAAGGGGTAAGCAATCAAATCATTCTTGCCATGATTGCCAGTCTATTGACGTATTTAATCAAAGTAGAGATAGGAAGTAGGAAATCCCTGTTCCAAATCAAGCGCCTATTAAAACATCTGCTTTTTCAACCTTTTGAAGAATTGTGGGTGTTACTCGTTCCTACGTGA
- a CDS encoding replication initiation protein, with product MSNDVVRYNSGFDTVPLRNFTPVEMDLFWSICSKMKRKGTQEVTFSFETFKELTHYDRREKDKFYTALKTLSEKLGTLTYKFEDEKEFEQLWLFQRFLIRKEEKTVTIQASERFEFILNSIGSNFTRFELENMTQLSSSYVKELYRQLMSHRDIKKRNGAWFIKMDDFRSLLSIPASYRMTDIDNRILNKAKSEFLAKNEYGRQIFKSFKVEKVKARKKNKISSLRIYFEEADNLPHVTLHDWTQEEE from the coding sequence ATGAGTAACGATGTAGTCAGATATAACAGTGGGTTTGACACTGTACCTTTAAGAAATTTTACTCCAGTTGAAATGGATTTATTTTGGTCTATCTGTTCCAAAATGAAAAGAAAAGGGACACAGGAAGTAACATTTTCTTTTGAAACATTTAAAGAATTAACGCATTATGACCGACGAGAAAAAGATAAATTTTATACTGCCCTAAAAACTTTATCTGAAAAATTAGGTACTTTAACTTATAAATTTGAAGACGAAAAGGAGTTTGAACAATTATGGCTATTCCAACGTTTTCTTATAAGAAAAGAAGAAAAAACAGTAACTATTCAGGCTAGTGAACGCTTTGAATTTATTTTAAACTCAATTGGTTCTAATTTTACTCGTTTTGAATTGGAAAACATGACACAACTATCTAGCAGTTATGTTAAAGAATTGTATCGACAACTAATGTCTCATAGAGACATTAAAAAGCGTAACGGTGCATGGTTTATAAAAATGGACGATTTCCGTTCGTTGCTTTCTATTCCAGCTAGCTATCGAATGACTGATATCGATAATCGAATTTTAAATAAAGCTAAAAGTGAATTCTTAGCCAAAAATGAATACGGCCGTCAAATTTTTAAAAGCTTTAAAGTAGAAAAAGTAAAAGCTCGCAAAAAAAATAAAATCAGCTCCTTACGAATTTATTTTGAAGAAGCTGATAATTTACCGCATGTTACTCTCCATGATTGGACACAAGAAGAGGAATAA
- a CDS encoding DNA-binding protein, with protein MENGKTIKELAEEFGVSKQAIRKQLTDDFRENYVQTNTANPSNQLVVTVAGYHILKSHFIKGFDRKPSSNQNEKVGGNAGGNLVTTLEQYNSDLKSEIHSKNEQIKSLQEALNYQQQLLDQQQQLNVDDKQLIQSLRQQLALENSETENATTTESTEEQASKDQRINELESQLQQEKENKQLSTKKWWQFWK; from the coding sequence ATGGAAAATGGAAAAACAATTAAAGAGCTCGCAGAAGAATTTGGCGTCAGCAAACAAGCTATTCGTAAACAATTAACTGATGATTTTAGAGAAAATTATGTGCAAACCAATACTGCAAACCCTAGTAACCAGTTGGTGGTAACGGTTGCCGGTTACCATATCCTAAAAAGCCATTTTATCAAGGGTTTTGACCGCAAACCTAGTAGTAACCAAAATGAAAAAGTTGGTGGTAACGCTGGCGGTAACTTGGTTACCACCTTAGAACAATATAATTCAGACCTTAAAAGCGAAATTCATAGTAAAAATGAACAGATAAAAAGCTTACAAGAAGCCTTAAACTACCAACAACAATTATTGGACCAGCAACAGCAATTAAATGTTGACGATAAGCAATTAATCCAATCATTGCGCCAGCAGTTGGCTCTTGAAAATTCAGAAACCGAAAATGCAACAACCACTGAATCAACAGAAGAACAAGCAAGCAAAGACCAACGAATTAATGAATTGGAATCTCAATTGCAACAAGAAAAAGAAAATAAGCAGTTAAGCACCAAAAAATGGTGGCAATTTTGGAAATAA